One Rattus rattus isolate New Zealand chromosome 12, Rrattus_CSIRO_v1, whole genome shotgun sequence genomic window carries:
- the LOC116913231 gene encoding ribonuclease pancreatic gamma-type, whose protein sequence is MGLEKSLLLFSLLVLVLGWVQPSLGVESRETQTQKFQRQHMDEEGHFPSSPTYCNQMMKSRGMTSGSCKPMNTFVHESWETVQAICSQGQVTCKNGKSNCHKSSSTLHITDCRLKGSSKYPKCDYTTTDSQKHIIIACDVVHYDASV, encoded by the coding sequence ATGGGTCTGGAGAAGTCCCTCCTTCTGTTTTCACTGCTTGTCCTGGTGCTTGGATGGGTCCAGCCTTCCCTGGGTGTGGAATCTAGGGAAACTCAGACCCAGAAGTTTCAGAGGCAGCACATGGACGAGGAGGGTCACTTCCCGAGCAGCCCCACCTACTGTAACCAGATGATGAAGAGCAGGGGGATGACCTCGGGGTCGTGCAAGCCGATGAACACCTTCGTGCATGAATCCTGGGAAACGGTCCAGGCCATCTGCTCCCAGGGACAAGTGACCTGCAAAAACGGGAAGAGCAACTGCCACAAGAGCAGCTCCACCCTGCACATCACTGACTGCCGCCTGAAGGGCAGCTCCAAGTATCCCAAATGCGACTACACAACCACTGACAGCCAGAAGCACATCATCATTGCTTGTGACGTAGTCCACTACGATGCTTCCGTGTAG